In the genome of Megalops cyprinoides isolate fMegCyp1 chromosome 7, fMegCyp1.pri, whole genome shotgun sequence, one region contains:
- the LOC118781162 gene encoding SPRY domain-containing SOCS box protein 1-like: MGQKVPGGIKTVDMRDPAFRPLKLELQALAYTKPARLDMLLDMPPASQDVQVQHSWNNDDRSLNIFVKEDNKLIFHRHPVAQSTDGIRGRVGYTRGLHVWEISWAMRQRGTHAVVGVATGDAPLHSVGYTALVGNNGESWGWDLGRNKLYHDGKNQPSKTYPAFLEPDETFIVPDSFLVVLDMDEGTLSFIVDGQYLGVAFKGLKGKKLYPVVSAVWGHCEIRIRYINGLDPEPLPLMDLCRRSVRMALGRDRLSEIHGLPLPASLKNYLLYQ, from the exons ATGGGGCAGAAGGTTCCAGGAGGAATCAAGACAGTTGACATGCGGGACCCGGCGTTTCGGCCGCtgaagctggagctgcaggcccTGGCCTACACCAAGCCGGCCCGACTGGACATGCTGCTGGACATGCCTCCGGCCAGCCAGGACGTCCAGGTCCAACACTCCTGGAACAACGACGACCGCTCCCTCAACATTTTCGTCAAGGAGGACAACAAGCTGATATTTCACCGGCATCCGGTGGCGCAGAGCACGGATGGCATCCGGGGCAGGGTGGGCTACACACGGGGACTTCACGTCTGGGAGATCAGCTGGGCCATGCGCCAGCGGGGCACCCACGCggtggtgggcgtggccacGGGCGATGCCCCCTTGCACTCCGTAGGGTACACGGCGCTAGTAGGCAACAACGGCGAGTCCTGGGGCTGGGACCTGGGCAGGAATAAACTGTACCACGACGGCAAGAACCAGCCCAGTAAAACCTATCCCGCTTTCTTGGAACCAGACGAGACCTTTATCGTACCCGACTCCTTTCTAGTAGTTTTGGACATGGACGAGGGGACGCTAAGTTTCATTGTGGACGGACAGTATTTGGGAGTCGCATTCAAAGGACTTAAGGGCAAAAAACTGTACCCTGTAGTGAGCGCTGTTTGGGGTCACTGTGAAATCAGAATCCGGTACATTAACGGACTCGACC cgGAGCCCCTGCCTCTGATGGACCTGTGCCGCCGCTCGGTCCGAATGGCGCTGGGGAGGGACCGGCTCAGCGAGATCCACGGACTGCCCCTGCCCGCCTCCCTTAAGAACTACCTGCTCTACCAATGA